TACGCCGCATGCCTACTTTTTTTGAAACTTTTCCGGTAGTTTTGGTAGACGGAGACGGAATTGTTAGAGCTGACGTCCCGTTTAGAAGGGCAGAATCAAAATATAGTGTCGAACAAGTAGGTGTAACTGTTGAGTTTTATGGTGGTGAACTCAATGGAGTGAGTTATAGTGATCCCGCAACTGTGAAAAAATATGCTAGACGGGCTCAATTGGGTGAGATTTTTGAATTAGATCGTGCGACTTTGAAATCTGATGGTGTTTTTCGTAGCAGCCCAAGAGGTTGGTTTACGTTTGGACATGCTTCGTTTGCTCTACTTTTCTTCTTTGGACACATTTGGCATGGTGCTAGAACCCTCTTCAGAGATGTTTTTGCTGGTATTGATCCAGATTTGGATGCTCAAGTGGAATTCGGGGCATTCCAAAAACTTGGAGATCCAACTACAAAACGACAAGCAGTCTGATGCAACATTGCTTTTTTTCTTCTAGTTTCTGTTTGTTATTTTATTTAATAGGTAGGGTACTGTAGGAATCTTTATTTAAATCGCTGCCGTTTCTTTGACTCTTTTTCTTTCTTTATCCTCCCAAGTAAACAAAACGTAAACAAAACAGGTATGAAAGCTATAATTGTAAACCACGATCAAATTTATGGAAGCATTGGTTTATACATTTCTCTTAGTATCCACTTTAGGGATAATTTTTTTCGCTATTTTTTTTCGGGAACCACCTAAAATTTCAACTAAAAAATGAAATAATTTTTCATTATCTTCATTAACGTAATCAGCCTCCAAATATTTGGAGGCTGATTACGTTAACTAGTCCCCGTGTTCCTCGAATGGATCTCTTAGTTGTTGAGAGGGTTGCCCAAAGGCAGTATATAGAGCATACCCAGTAAAACTTACAAGTAACCCAGATATAAAGATGGCGACTAGGGTTGCTGTTTCCATTATTATAGAATTGAAAGACCACACCGGATCTATGCTAAGATCATTTATTTACAACGG
This DNA window, taken from Arabidopsis thaliana chloroplast, complete genome, encodes the following:
- the psbT gene encoding photosystem II protein T, which encodes MEALVYTFLLVSTLGIIFFAIFFREPPKISTKK
- the psbN gene encoding photosystem II protein N, producing METATLVAIFISGLLVSFTGYALYTAFGQPSQQLRDPFEEHGD